The following are encoded together in the Macadamia integrifolia cultivar HAES 741 chromosome 10, SCU_Mint_v3, whole genome shotgun sequence genome:
- the LOC122091519 gene encoding serine/threonine-protein kinase PBL27: MGGCFPCFRSSNKEGNGVKEVAKQDSVKEGSVAQSHHLSRVSSSEKSKSRSDSKKEISIPKDGSTAHIAAQTFTFRELAAATKNFRQDCLLGEGGFGRVYKGRLESTGQVVAVKQLDRNGLQGNREFLVEVLMLSLLHHSNLVNLIGYCADGDQRLLVYEYMPLGSLEDHLHDVPPDKEPLDWNTRMKIAAGAAKGLEYLHDKANPPVIYRDFKSSNILLDEGYHPKLSDFGLAKLGPVGDKTHVSTRVMGTYGYCAPEYAMTGQLTLKSDVYSFGVVFLELITGRKAIDNTRAPGEHNLVAWARPLFKDRRKFPKMADPLLRGHYPMRGLYQALAVAAMCLQEQAATRPLIGDVVTALTYLASQTYDPNVASAQSNRVGPSTPRLRDDRKSMGSGTDSQDEAGRVARHSQSSHQNSPDRRHRDPLRGVNLGAETGRGESSGGSGRKWGLDELEKQEAQRDSPVHARETPRNFNRDFDREREVAEAKVWGENWRERKRANAIGSFDGTNEQP; encoded by the exons CGGGTGTTTTCCCTGCTTTAGATCATCTAACAAAGAGGGTAACGGTGTGAAAGAAGTTGCAAAACAGGATTCTGTAAAGGAGGGTTCAGTTGCTCAATCTCATCATCTGAGTAGAGTCAGTAGTTCAG AAAAGTCAAAATCTAGGAGTGATTCTAAGAAGGAAATCTCAATTCCTAAGGATGGGTCAACTGCTCATATTGCTGCACAGACTTTTACCTTTCGAGAGCTTGCTGCTGCCACTAAGAACTTTAGGCAAGATTGCCTTTTGGGGGAAGGAGGATTTGGGCGAGTATACAAGGGTCGGTTGGAGAGCACTGGACAG GTAGTTGCTGTGAAACAGCTTGACAGGAATGGACTTCAGGGAAACAGAGAATTTCTGGTGGAGGTTCTCATGCTTAGTCTCTTGCATCATTCTAACCTTGTCAACTTGATTGGTTATTGTGCCGATGGAGACCAACGCCTCCTTGTTTATGAGTACATGCCATTGGGATCGTTGGAGGATCATTTACATG ATGTTCCACCAGACAAGGAGCCTTTAGACTGGAATACAAGGATGAAGATTGCTGCCGGTGCAGCCAAGGGCTTAGAGTATCTACATGATAAAGCAAATCCCCCTGTCATTTACAGGGACTTCAAGTCTTCTAACATCCTTCTTGATGAGGGGTATCACCCAAAGTTGTCAGATTTTGGACTTGCAAAGCTTGGTCCTGTTGGAGACAAGACTCATGTCTCCACACGAGTGATGGGAACTTATGGCTATTGTGCTCCTGAGTATGCTATGACCGGCCAACTCACTTTGAAATCTGATGTGTACAGTTTCGGTGTTGTCTTCCTTGAGTTGATCACAGGGCGCAAGGCAATAGACAACACACGGGCTCCGGGAGAGCACAATCTCGTTGCAtgg GCCAGACCACTTTTCAAGGATCGTAGGAAGTTCCCCAAGATGGCTGACCCTTTATTGCGAGGCCATTATCCAATGAGGGGACTTTACCAAGCTCTAGCTGTCGCAGCCATGTGTTTGCAGGAGCAAGCTGCCACACGGCCTCTAATAGGAGATGTTGTGACTGCTTTGACATATTTAGCATCCCAAACATATGATCCAAATGTGGCTTCTGCCCAAAGTAACAGAGTTGGTCCATCAACTCCTAGGCTCAGGGATGACCGAAAGAGCATGGGCAGTGGGACTGACAGCCAAGATGAAGCTGGACGTGTTGCTCGTCATTCTCAATCGTCCCACCAGAATTCTCCTGATAGGAGACACAGAGACCCTCTTCGGGGAGTGAACTTAGGTGCAGAGACTGGAAGGGGTGAATCCAGTGGTGGATCTGGAAGGAAGTGGGGTTTAGATGAATTGGAAAAGCAGGAAGCTCAGAGGGATAGCCCTGTTCATGCAAGGGAAACACCAAGGAATTTCAACCGAGATTTTGATAGAGAGCGTGAAGTTGCAGAAGCAAAAGTATGGGGTGagaattggagagagagaaagcgagCGAATGCCATAGGTAGCTTTGATGGCACAAATGAGCAACCATGA